From Bacillota bacterium, the proteins below share one genomic window:
- a CDS encoding folylpolyglutamate synthase/dihydrofolate synthase family protein produces MTYEEAVDYIQNAAAAGIRPGLERIRALAARLGNPQQRLKCVHVGGTNGKGSVCAMLTAMLVESGYKVGTFTSPHLHSYTERFRINGRDLPPERFGALAAGVRPELEVLRAGGVIPTEFEIHAALAFLYFNEEAVDVAVVEVGLGGRYDATNIISPEVAVITNVTVDHTDYLGDSILQIAGEKAGIIKHGTPVVTAAVGEALEVIEQACRAKNAPLFVSGRDFYPVGRGAGLSGQKLADLLPPFSGQEFDVYGWWGADEGLRIRLLGRHQLKNAACAVAAVRLLEEQGRRLGGTAVRAGLASAVWPGRLEVVRDSPLVILDGAHNAAGAAALKNALEDYFPGRRLVLVLGMLADKERSEAAAKLCPLAAAVVVTRPPGSRAGNWRELAGSAREHAPRVYEIEDIPAAVSQAVTLAGPKDLVVVTGSLYLIAEARAVLRDNKGPL; encoded by the coding sequence ATGACTTACGAAGAAGCGGTGGATTATATCCAAAATGCGGCGGCGGCGGGGATCAGGCCCGGACTCGAAAGGATCCGGGCGCTCGCGGCGCGCCTCGGTAATCCCCAGCAGCGTCTCAAGTGCGTCCACGTGGGGGGGACTAACGGTAAGGGTTCGGTCTGCGCCATGCTGACGGCGATGCTTGTCGAAAGCGGGTATAAGGTCGGAACGTTTACCTCGCCGCACCTCCATTCTTATACGGAACGCTTTCGCATCAACGGCCGGGATCTGCCGCCGGAGCGTTTCGGCGCCCTGGCCGCCGGGGTGCGGCCCGAGCTTGAAGTCCTGCGGGCGGGCGGTGTGATACCTACGGAGTTCGAAATCCATGCCGCGCTGGCGTTTCTTTATTTTAACGAGGAAGCGGTGGACGTTGCGGTGGTGGAAGTCGGCCTGGGCGGCAGGTACGACGCCACGAACATCATTTCGCCGGAAGTGGCGGTAATCACCAACGTTACGGTCGACCACACCGACTACCTCGGGGACAGCATCCTGCAGATCGCCGGGGAAAAAGCAGGGATAATCAAGCACGGGACGCCGGTGGTGACGGCGGCCGTAGGAGAGGCGCTGGAAGTGATCGAACAGGCGTGTCGTGCGAAGAACGCTCCGCTTTTTGTTTCAGGGAGGGATTTCTATCCGGTCGGACGAGGCGCCGGTCTTTCGGGGCAAAAACTTGCGGACCTCCTGCCTCCATTTTCAGGCCAGGAATTTGACGTTTACGGCTGGTGGGGCGCGGATGAGGGGCTCAGGATAAGGCTTTTGGGCCGTCATCAGCTTAAAAACGCCGCCTGCGCGGTGGCGGCGGTAAGGCTGCTGGAGGAACAGGGCCGGCGGCTCGGCGGAACCGCGGTAAGGGCCGGACTGGCCTCGGCGGTGTGGCCCGGACGTCTTGAGGTGGTGCGCGACAGCCCCCTGGTCATTCTGGACGGGGCGCATAACGCCGCCGGAGCGGCGGCGCTTAAAAACGCGCTGGAAGACTATTTTCCGGGACGGCGTCTGGTTCTCGTGCTGGGGATGCTGGCCGACAAGGAACGCTCCGAGGCGGCGGCGAAACTCTGTCCTTTGGCGGCCGCGGTGGTCGTGACGCGCCCGCCGGGTTCGCGCGCCGGGAACTGGCGGGAACTGGCGGGATCGGCCCGGGAGCACGCGCCCAGAGTTTATGAAATAGAGGATATTCCCGCAGCGGTGTCGCAGGCTGTCACGCTTGCCGGACCGAAGGACCTGGTTGTGGTCACGGGGTCGCTCTACCTCATCGCCGAGGCGCGAGCGGTTTTACGCGATAATAAGGGTCCTCTTTGA
- a CDS encoding cytochrome b/b6 domain-containing protein gives MTIQSRHPLPVRLFHWTLAPLAIALLVSGFYISSPPKWGSMRVARKIHVIAGFLFTCGFIARVYYGIIRRDWRMIVPDRYDLKRLPHFAKYELYLTSKKPEFRKYNPGKKFLYTAWPLLALVMLPAGFLLYAPKVFARPIKWIGGLNRLRSIAYHTALFTAATIAYHIYLNLTDSVGILKSIFTGYYERGT, from the coding sequence GTGACCATCCAATCCCGGCACCCGTTGCCCGTCAGGCTCTTCCACTGGACGCTGGCGCCGCTGGCGATCGCTCTCCTCGTTAGCGGTTTCTACATAAGCAGTCCGCCGAAGTGGGGCAGCATGCGGGTGGCACGGAAGATCCACGTAATCGCCGGGTTCTTGTTCACCTGTGGTTTTATCGCCCGTGTTTATTACGGCATTATACGCCGTGACTGGCGGATGATCGTTCCCGACCGCTATGACTTAAAAAGACTGCCCCACTTCGCCAAATACGAACTTTACCTCACCTCCAAGAAACCGGAGTTCCGTAAGTATAACCCCGGCAAGAAGTTTCTGTACACCGCATGGCCGCTCCTGGCGCTTGTCATGCTGCCCGCAGGCTTTCTACTATACGCTCCCAAAGTCTTCGCCCGTCCCATAAAATGGATCGGCGGCCTGAACCGGCTCAGGAGCATAGCCTATCACACTGCCCTATTCACAGCGGCAACCATTGCCTATCACATATACCTAAATCTCACCGACAGCGTGGGGATACTGAAATCTATCTTTACCGGTTATTACGAACGTGGAACTTAA
- the tuf gene encoding elongation factor Tu (EF-Tu; promotes GTP-dependent binding of aminoacyl-tRNA to the A-site of ribosomes during protein biosynthesis; when the tRNA anticodon matches the mRNA codon, GTP hydrolysis results; the inactive EF-Tu-GDP leaves the ribosome and release of GDP is promoted by elongation factor Ts; many prokaryotes have two copies of the gene encoding EF-Tu), producing VMPGDNVTIDIELITPIAIEEGLRFAIREGGRTVGCGVVTGVRE from the coding sequence TGGTAATGCCCGGCGACAACGTCACGATAGACATCGAGTTGATCACCCCGATCGCGATTGAAGAGGGACTTCGGTTCGCGATCCGTGAAGGCGGCCGGACGGTCGGCTGCGGTGTGGTCACCGGGGTAAGAGAATAG
- a CDS encoding DUF3243 family protein codes for MEVDLGWNEFKEWLGKGLKALRLVGVSDENTEDIGYHFGEFLNRHIDPSNREQRLIKELWDQGTANERRVLASMVSRLVERETLERK; via the coding sequence TTGGAGGTCGACCTCGGCTGGAATGAATTCAAAGAATGGCTCGGGAAGGGCCTCAAGGCGCTGCGGCTTGTTGGCGTCTCCGACGAAAACACCGAGGATATAGGCTACCATTTTGGCGAATTCCTCAACCGCCATATCGATCCGTCAAACCGGGAACAGCGTCTGATTAAAGAGTTATGGGATCAGGGGACCGCAAACGAACGCCGGGTGCTGGCTTCTATGGTGTCGAGACTGGTTGAACGCGAAACCCTCGAACGCAAGTAG
- a CDS encoding valine--tRNA ligase gives MAEKTLPTVYAPEQVEEKWYRFWEEGRFFSAAVDPGKNPFCIVMPPPNVTGELHMGHALDNTLQDVLIRWRRMQGYAALWLPGTDHAGIATQARVEAMLAKEGTSRHELGREQFLEQVWSWKEKYGNRITQQLRRLGASCDWDRERFTMDAGCSEAVKEVFLKLYARGLIYRGSYIVNWCPHCRTVISDIEVEHKDTAGNLYYIKYPVKNEDRFVAIATTRPETMLGDTAVAVNPADERYRELIGRVIVLPLAGREIPVIADAHVETEFGTGALKVTPAHDPNDFEIGGRHNLPAVRVIDQDGRMTPEAGARYTGLDRWECRKLVVRDLEAQGLLVKVEDLNHAVGHCYRCDTVIEPLVSKQWFVRMKPLAEPAIDAAREGRVEFVPERFTRIYLHWLENIRDWCISRQLWWGHRIPVWYCADCGETAASGREVHECPNCGSARVEQDPDVLDTWFSSALWPFSTLGWPKDTADLKYFYPTAVLVTGRDIIFFWVARMLFMGLAFKEKVPFREVFIHGLVLDALGRKMSKSLGNGVDPIDVIESHGADSLRFMLITGNTPGNDLRFNYEKLDGARNFVNKLWNASRFVLMNLDIEGTGAEAPAEAELSDRWILSRYRGAVERATAGLEAYELGEAARALYEFVWDEFCDWYVELAKPRLYRGTPGEAATARTVLREVLGGILRLLHPFIPFVTEEIWSRLDKDGAPLIRQSWPEQRPGAEDPEAEEEMGLIIEVIRAVRHVRAEMNVPPGRRAALVLVAPDERVRGIIKKGKGYIEELAVGSVTLAAELTAKPAQAAHAVAAGVEVFMPLGGLVDMEKERARLAREIEAVGKELIRVEGKLANSGFLSKAPAEVVAGEREKRDELAAKREALQNRRRMLEE, from the coding sequence ATGGCCGAGAAGACACTGCCGACCGTTTACGCGCCGGAGCAGGTCGAGGAAAAATGGTACCGGTTCTGGGAGGAAGGACGCTTCTTCAGCGCCGCTGTTGATCCCGGGAAAAACCCTTTTTGTATCGTGATGCCGCCGCCCAACGTCACGGGAGAGCTGCACATGGGCCACGCCCTTGACAATACGCTCCAGGACGTTTTAATCCGGTGGCGCCGGATGCAGGGTTACGCCGCCCTTTGGCTGCCGGGGACGGACCATGCGGGAATCGCCACCCAGGCGCGGGTTGAAGCGATGCTTGCCAAAGAAGGGACATCCCGCCACGAACTCGGAAGGGAGCAGTTCCTCGAACAGGTTTGGTCCTGGAAGGAGAAATACGGCAACCGCATCACGCAGCAGTTGCGACGCCTGGGGGCATCCTGTGACTGGGACCGGGAGCGGTTCACGATGGATGCGGGATGCTCGGAGGCGGTAAAAGAGGTTTTTTTAAAGCTTTACGCCCGGGGGCTCATTTACAGGGGCAGTTATATTGTCAACTGGTGCCCGCACTGCCGGACCGTGATTTCCGACATTGAGGTCGAACACAAGGATACGGCCGGCAACCTTTACTACATCAAATATCCGGTCAAAAACGAAGACCGTTTTGTGGCAATCGCCACCACCCGTCCGGAAACGATGCTCGGCGATACGGCCGTGGCGGTCAACCCCGCCGACGAGCGCTACCGGGAGCTTATCGGACGGGTTATAGTCCTGCCGCTGGCCGGGCGGGAAATCCCGGTCATCGCCGACGCGCACGTCGAAACGGAGTTCGGTACGGGAGCGCTGAAGGTGACACCCGCGCACGATCCGAACGACTTCGAGATCGGCGGCCGCCACAACCTGCCGGCGGTGCGGGTGATCGACCAGGACGGCCGGATGACGCCGGAGGCCGGCGCGCGCTATACGGGGCTCGACCGGTGGGAGTGCCGGAAACTGGTCGTCCGGGATCTTGAGGCGCAGGGTCTGCTGGTAAAGGTCGAGGACCTGAACCACGCCGTGGGACACTGCTACCGCTGCGATACGGTCATCGAACCCCTGGTTTCGAAGCAGTGGTTCGTGCGGATGAAACCGCTAGCCGAACCTGCGATCGACGCTGCGCGTGAAGGCCGGGTGGAGTTCGTGCCGGAGCGTTTCACGCGAATCTACCTGCACTGGCTGGAAAACATCCGGGACTGGTGCATCTCACGCCAGCTTTGGTGGGGACACCGAATCCCCGTCTGGTACTGCGCGGATTGCGGTGAAACGGCCGCTTCAGGGCGGGAGGTCCATGAGTGTCCGAACTGCGGCTCGGCGCGGGTGGAGCAGGACCCCGACGTGCTCGACACCTGGTTTTCTTCGGCGCTGTGGCCTTTTTCCACCCTGGGCTGGCCGAAAGATACCGCCGACCTCAAATATTTCTACCCGACCGCGGTGCTCGTCACCGGACGCGACATTATCTTTTTCTGGGTGGCGCGGATGCTTTTTATGGGGCTGGCCTTCAAGGAGAAAGTGCCTTTCAGGGAGGTCTTCATCCACGGCCTGGTGCTGGACGCTCTGGGACGCAAGATGTCCAAATCGCTCGGCAACGGTGTCGACCCGATCGATGTGATAGAAAGCCACGGCGCCGACAGCCTGCGGTTCATGCTCATAACCGGGAATACTCCCGGAAACGACTTGCGTTTCAATTACGAGAAACTGGACGGCGCGCGAAACTTTGTCAACAAGCTCTGGAACGCCTCGCGGTTCGTACTGATGAACCTTGACATCGAAGGTACGGGGGCGGAGGCCCCGGCGGAAGCCGAACTGAGCGACCGCTGGATACTCAGCCGTTACCGGGGCGCGGTTGAAAGGGCCACAGCGGGACTTGAGGCATATGAACTCGGCGAGGCGGCGCGGGCGCTTTACGAGTTTGTCTGGGACGAATTTTGCGACTGGTATGTGGAGCTGGCAAAGCCCCGGTTGTACCGCGGTACACCCGGGGAGGCGGCGACAGCCCGGACGGTTTTGCGCGAGGTTTTGGGAGGCATACTAAGGCTTCTGCACCCGTTCATTCCCTTCGTCACCGAGGAGATTTGGAGCCGTCTCGATAAAGACGGGGCGCCGTTGATTCGACAGTCCTGGCCGGAGCAAAGGCCGGGGGCGGAAGACCCGGAAGCGGAGGAAGAGATGGGCCTGATCATTGAAGTGATCCGGGCGGTGCGGCACGTCAGGGCGGAAATGAACGTGCCCCCCGGGCGGCGGGCCGCTCTGGTTCTGGTTGCCCCGGATGAAAGAGTGCGGGGCATTATTAAAAAGGGAAAGGGATACATTGAGGAACTGGCTGTCGGGTCTGTAACACTGGCCGCGGAGCTTACGGCGAAGCCGGCGCAGGCGGCCCACGCCGTTGCGGCGGGAGTGGAGGTGTTCATGCCCCTCGGCGGGCTGGTGGACATGGAAAAGGAACGCGCGCGGCTGGCCCGGGAGATAGAAGCGGTGGGAAAGGAACTTATCCGGGTCGAAGGAAAACTCGCCAACTCCGGGTTCCTGTCCAAGGCCCCGGCAGAGGTGGTGGCCGGGGAGCGGGAGAAACGGGACGAGCTTGCCGCGAAGCGGGAGGCGCTGCAAAACCGGCGGAGGATGCTGGAGGAATAG
- the lon gene encoding endopeptidase La: protein MEESSRQGGATVEAKTGVLPLLPLRGVLVFPYMVIHLDVGREKSVRAIDETMLRDRFIFLATQKDAQTDDPQPEDIYDVGTVAEVKQLLKLPGGTIRVLVEGLNRAKITRFMAQQPYFTVEIEQFTEAHTKNSHVEALMRSVVNQFEQYVKLSKRISPDTVVSVVNIEEPGRLADIIASHLTLKIEDKQELLEAIDVAARLEKLCAILTREMEIVELERRINIRVRKQMEKTQKEYYLREQIKAIQKELGDKDERQAEGEEYREKIAEAKLPKEVEEKALKEVERLEKMPPMAAEATVVRNYLDWILALPWTKATRDRLDIDAAQKILDEDHYGLKEPKERILEYLAIRKLVKTMKGPILCFVGPPGVGKTSLGRSIARALERKFVRISLGGVRDEAEIRGHRRTYVGALPGRIIQGMRQATSKNPVFLLDEVDKMSTDFRGDPSSALLEVLDPEQNNSFSDHYIEIPYDLSQVLFITTANYQYNIPRPLLDRMELIQIPGYTEEEKVQIAVRHLMPKQLKEHGLKKDQLIFSENALRKIIREYTRESGVRNLERQIAAVCRKTAKQIVSEEAKVVRASAQNVEKLLGIPRYRYGLAEKEDEVGVATGLAWTETGGDTLYIEVTLCRGKGGLTLTGKLGEVMRESAQAGHSFIRSRVTQLGIDEDFHEKMDIHIHVPEGATPKDGPSAGITMATALASALTGRKVRHDLAMTGEITLRGRVLPVGGVKEKILAAHRAGIKKIIMPADNKKELEDIPPYVKNRLRFIFVDHMDEVLKAALVEEVPLTYPETESLTAVTWTQA, encoded by the coding sequence ATGGAAGAGTCAAGCAGACAAGGAGGTGCTACAGTGGAGGCAAAAACAGGGGTCTTACCGCTTCTTCCTTTACGAGGCGTTTTGGTTTTTCCTTATATGGTGATCCACCTTGATGTTGGAAGGGAAAAATCAGTCCGGGCGATTGACGAGACAATGCTCCGCGACCGGTTTATTTTTCTTGCCACCCAGAAGGATGCTCAGACCGATGATCCTCAGCCCGAGGATATCTATGATGTCGGAACGGTGGCCGAAGTCAAACAGCTGCTCAAGCTGCCCGGCGGGACGATCCGGGTGCTGGTCGAGGGTTTGAATAGGGCGAAGATCACGCGTTTCATGGCGCAGCAGCCCTACTTTACGGTAGAGATTGAGCAGTTCACCGAGGCGCACACGAAGAACAGCCACGTGGAAGCCCTGATGCGCAGCGTTGTGAACCAGTTTGAACAGTACGTCAAACTGTCTAAGCGCATCTCTCCGGATACCGTGGTTTCGGTTGTGAATATCGAAGAACCGGGTCGATTAGCGGACATTATAGCATCGCACCTCACCCTTAAAATCGAGGATAAACAGGAACTCCTGGAAGCGATAGACGTGGCGGCGCGCCTGGAAAAGCTTTGCGCCATTCTTACCCGGGAGATGGAAATAGTCGAGCTTGAACGGCGGATTAATATCCGGGTACGCAAGCAGATGGAAAAGACACAAAAAGAGTATTATTTACGCGAGCAGATAAAGGCCATTCAAAAGGAACTTGGCGATAAGGACGAGCGTCAGGCCGAGGGTGAGGAATACCGGGAAAAAATCGCCGAAGCCAAACTTCCCAAAGAGGTGGAAGAAAAGGCGCTGAAAGAGGTTGAGCGTCTGGAGAAAATGCCGCCGATGGCGGCCGAGGCTACGGTGGTACGCAATTATCTTGATTGGATTCTTGCCCTGCCCTGGACGAAGGCCACGCGCGACCGTCTGGACATTGATGCGGCCCAGAAGATCCTCGACGAGGATCACTACGGTCTTAAGGAGCCCAAGGAGCGTATTCTTGAATATCTGGCGATACGAAAACTGGTCAAAACTATGAAGGGGCCTATCCTGTGCTTTGTGGGCCCGCCCGGCGTGGGGAAGACTTCCCTCGGGCGTTCGATTGCGCGAGCGCTGGAACGGAAATTTGTCCGTATCTCCCTCGGCGGCGTACGGGACGAGGCGGAAATCCGCGGGCACCGGCGCACTTACGTGGGGGCGCTGCCGGGGCGGATCATTCAGGGGATGCGTCAGGCGACCTCCAAGAACCCGGTGTTCCTTCTGGACGAAGTGGATAAGATGAGCACGGATTTCCGGGGCGACCCGTCATCCGCGCTTTTGGAAGTATTGGACCCGGAACAGAACAACAGCTTTTCCGACCATTACATCGAAATACCCTACGATCTATCGCAGGTGTTGTTCATTACCACGGCCAACTACCAGTACAACATCCCGAGACCGCTTCTGGACCGGATGGAACTCATTCAGATCCCGGGATATACCGAGGAAGAAAAGGTTCAGATCGCCGTCCGACATTTGATGCCGAAACAGTTGAAAGAACACGGCCTTAAAAAGGACCAGTTGATTTTTTCCGAAAACGCCTTGCGTAAGATAATCCGAGAATACACCAGGGAATCGGGTGTGCGGAATCTGGAAAGACAGATCGCGGCGGTTTGCCGGAAGACGGCCAAGCAGATAGTATCCGAGGAAGCCAAGGTGGTCCGCGCTTCCGCGCAGAACGTGGAAAAACTGCTCGGTATTCCACGTTACCGTTACGGTCTTGCCGAGAAGGAAGACGAGGTCGGCGTTGCCACCGGCCTTGCCTGGACCGAGACGGGGGGGGATACCCTTTATATAGAGGTGACGCTCTGCAGGGGGAAGGGCGGCCTGACCCTGACCGGGAAACTAGGGGAGGTAATGCGGGAGTCCGCGCAGGCCGGACACAGCTTTATCCGCTCCCGGGTGACGCAATTGGGGATAGACGAGGACTTTCATGAGAAGATGGATATTCACATCCACGTCCCGGAAGGGGCGACGCCGAAAGACGGCCCGTCGGCGGGGATAACCATGGCCACGGCGCTTGCCTCGGCGCTCACGGGACGGAAGGTGCGGCACGACCTGGCGATGACCGGCGAAATCACCCTGCGGGGGCGTGTGTTGCCGGTGGGCGGCGTTAAAGAGAAGATCCTCGCGGCGCACCGGGCGGGCATCAAGAAGATAATCATGCCCGCGGATAACAAGAAAGAGCTTGAAGACATCCCGCCTTACGTAAAGAATAGGCTCAGGTTCATCTTTGTCGACCATATGGATGAGGTTTTGAAGGCCGCTCTGGTCGAAGAGGTGCCGCTGACTTATCCGGAAACGGAATCCCTTACGGCGGTAACCTGGACGCAGGCCTGA
- a CDS encoding transposase, producing MSDYRRLYVPGGTYFFTVVTYNRQRWFADEANVTLLREAFRYTLRRRLFLLSAIVVLPDHLHCIWTLPAGDADFSGRWQILKSCFSRRVPASTRREGSKTIWKPRFWEHLIRDEDDLHRHLDYIHYNPVKHGLAVAPGDWSHSSFGHFVRRGWYETDWGRAEPEKIVGMDLD from the coding sequence TTGAGCGATTACAGGCGGTTATACGTACCAGGTGGCACTTACTTTTTTACCGTGGTAACCTACAACCGTCAGCGATGGTTTGCGGACGAGGCCAATGTTACGCTGCTGCGGGAGGCGTTCCGGTACACCCTGCGGAGGAGGCTGTTTTTGCTGAGTGCGATTGTGGTGCTGCCGGATCACCTGCATTGCATTTGGACATTACCGGCGGGGGATGCTGATTTTTCGGGACGGTGGCAAATCCTTAAGAGCTGTTTTTCTCGCCGCGTTCCGGCCTCCACCCGGAGAGAAGGTAGTAAAACGATATGGAAGCCGAGGTTTTGGGAGCATCTAATCCGGGATGAGGACGATCTGCACCGCCACTTGGATTATATTCATTATAACCCGGTCAAGCACGGCCTTGCGGTTGCACCCGGGGATTGGTCACACAGTTCTTTTGGGCATTTTGTGCGCCGGGGTTGGTACGAAACGGATTGGGGGCGTGCTGAACCGGAGAAGATTGTAGGAATGGATTTGGATTAG
- the lonB gene encoding ATP-dependent protease LonB has translation MGWFPGNFAGILTVIQVFFGVVIGLYFWNLLKAQQSGKVVVKRDSHREVEKLRQLRAISLTEPLAEKTRPQDFSELVGQEEAVKALRAALCGPNPQHVLLYGPPGVGKTAAARLILEEAKKNDRSPFKKEAKFVEMDATTARFDERGIADPLIGSVHDPIYQGAGPLGVAGVPQPKPGAVTRAHGGILFLDEIGELHPIQMNKLLKVLEDRRVFLESAYYSPEDMNTPAHIHDMFQNGLPADFRLIGATTRQTEDITPAIRSRCVEIFFRPLSPAEIRVIAVNAIRRVDLEPEEGVLDVLTKYATNGREAVSMVQLGAGMALAEGRSALDVADMEWVVACGQYNPRPEERMPSEPSVGRVTGLAVYGPNVGMVLEIEASALPVEKGRGRLIVTGVVEEEEMQGTGRLIRRKSSAKSAVENVVTALRCVAQIEPKDYDIHINFPGGIPVDGPSAGVAVATAVYSAITGVPVDHRVALTGEVSIWGMVKPVGGIVPKVMAAVRAGAKRVLIPKGNYQKLFDDISEVEVVPVDRLEEVIKGALLKEKGTAELFPSLNNMSLYGELTLKV, from the coding sequence GTGGGTTGGTTTCCGGGCAACTTTGCCGGTATCCTGACCGTTATCCAGGTTTTTTTCGGGGTGGTTATCGGACTTTATTTTTGGAACCTGCTTAAGGCGCAACAGAGCGGTAAGGTGGTGGTAAAACGGGATTCGCACCGCGAGGTTGAAAAGCTCCGCCAGTTGAGGGCGATCTCGCTCACCGAGCCGCTTGCGGAAAAGACGCGCCCTCAGGACTTCAGCGAGCTTGTCGGTCAGGAAGAGGCGGTCAAAGCCTTAAGGGCGGCGCTTTGCGGCCCGAATCCGCAGCACGTGCTTCTTTACGGCCCCCCGGGGGTCGGTAAGACGGCGGCTGCCAGGCTGATTCTGGAGGAGGCCAAAAAAAACGACAGGTCGCCGTTTAAAAAAGAAGCGAAATTCGTGGAGATGGATGCAACCACCGCCCGGTTCGACGAGCGGGGAATCGCCGATCCGCTCATCGGGTCGGTGCATGATCCCATATACCAGGGCGCGGGACCGCTGGGGGTCGCCGGTGTTCCGCAGCCAAAACCGGGCGCGGTGACCCGCGCTCACGGCGGCATCCTCTTCCTAGACGAAATAGGGGAACTTCATCCCATCCAGATGAATAAGCTTTTAAAGGTGCTTGAAGACCGGCGGGTTTTTCTTGAAAGCGCTTACTACAGTCCCGAGGATATGAATACGCCCGCCCACATCCACGATATGTTTCAAAACGGGCTGCCCGCGGATTTCCGCCTGATAGGCGCCACCACACGCCAGACTGAGGATATCACGCCGGCGATCCGGTCCCGGTGCGTGGAAATTTTCTTCCGGCCGCTTTCTCCTGCGGAAATCAGGGTCATTGCCGTGAATGCCATACGGCGTGTGGACCTGGAGCCGGAGGAAGGGGTTCTGGACGTGCTAACGAAATACGCCACCAACGGACGGGAAGCCGTAAGTATGGTGCAACTGGGGGCTGGTATGGCGCTGGCTGAGGGACGGTCGGCGCTTGATGTGGCGGATATGGAGTGGGTTGTTGCGTGTGGACAGTATAACCCCCGGCCGGAAGAAAGGATGCCTTCGGAGCCGTCGGTAGGCCGGGTTACGGGTCTGGCGGTTTACGGGCCGAACGTCGGTATGGTCCTGGAGATCGAGGCTTCCGCCCTTCCGGTGGAAAAGGGACGCGGCCGTTTGATAGTCACAGGGGTGGTCGAGGAGGAAGAAATGCAGGGGACCGGGCGACTGATCCGCCGGAAGAGCTCGGCCAAGAGCGCGGTGGAAAATGTGGTTACAGCCCTGCGCTGCGTGGCGCAAATAGAACCGAAGGATTACGACATTCATATCAATTTCCCCGGCGGGATACCGGTTGACGGTCCGTCTGCGGGCGTTGCGGTGGCAACGGCCGTGTACTCGGCGATAACCGGCGTCCCCGTCGACCACCGGGTGGCGCTTACCGGGGAGGTGTCCATCTGGGGCATGGTAAAGCCCGTGGGCGGGATCGTTCCCAAGGTAATGGCGGCCGTCCGGGCGGGGGCGAAACGGGTCTTGATCCCGAAGGGCAACTACCAGAAGCTTTTTGACGATATCAGTGAGGTTGAAGTGGTTCCGGTGGACCGCCTCGAGGAGGTAATTAAAGGAGCGCTTTTGAAAGAAAAGGGTACGGCGGAACTTTTCCCTTCCTTAAACAATATGTCGCTTTACGGAGAGCTAACCCTAAAGGTATAA
- a CDS encoding winged helix-turn-helix domain-containing protein, giving the protein MSPSGNDLIKILGALANPYRIKIIALLTGRRIHVSQLAREVMISRPLLYMHLKRLENAGLVAGKMELSDDGKAMNYYEVTPFTLRISPESIAEAANTLAIAKAGGGSEANSGKEDNK; this is encoded by the coding sequence ATGTCGCCATCCGGAAATGACCTGATTAAAATACTGGGAGCACTGGCCAATCCTTACCGGATAAAGATCATCGCCTTATTGACAGGCAGGCGTATCCATGTCAGTCAGCTCGCCCGTGAGGTTATGATAAGCCGGCCGTTACTGTACATGCACTTAAAGCGTTTAGAGAACGCCGGGTTGGTGGCGGGTAAAATGGAATTGTCGGATGACGGTAAAGCAATGAACTATTACGAAGTGACACCGTTTACGCTGCGCATAAGTCCGGAGAGCATCGCCGAAGCGGCAAATACACTTGCTATTGCGAAAGCCGGCGGCGGTTCGGAAGCTAATAGTGGAAAGGAGGATAATAAATGA